A stretch of the Notamacropus eugenii isolate mMacEug1 chromosome 2, mMacEug1.pri_v2, whole genome shotgun sequence genome encodes the following:
- the KCNJ9 gene encoding G protein-activated inward rectifier potassium channel 3: MAQENSAFSPGPEEPPGGLPRALAARAEPREPPERPPRRGRQRYVEKDGKCNVQQGNVRETYRYLTDIFTTLVDLQWRLSLLFFVLAYALTWLFFGAIWWLIAYGRGDLEHLEDTTWTPCVNNLNGFVAAFLFSIETETTIGYGHRVITDQCPEGIALLLLQAILGSMVNAFMVGCMFVKISQPNKRAATLVFSSHAVVSLRDGRLCLMFRVGDLRSSHIVEASIRAKLIRSRQTLEGEFIPLHQTDLSVGFDTGDDRLFLVSPLVISHEIDASSPFWEASRRALERDDFEIVVILEGMVEATGMTCQARSSYLVDEVLWGHRFMSVLSLEDGFYEVDYASFHETFEVPTPSCSARELAEAAARLDAHLYWSIPSRLDEKVEEEGAGEGPGWGNEGDKEKNGRLPPPESESKV; encoded by the exons ATGGCTCAGGAAAACTCGGCCTTCTCCCCCGGGCCCGAGGAGCCCCCCGGGGGTCTCCCCCGCGCCCTGGCGGCGCGCGCCGAGCCCAGGGAGCCTCCGGAGAGGCCGCCCCGACGGGGCCGCCAGCGCTACGTGGAGAAGGACGGCAAGTGCAACGTGCAGCAGGGCAACGTGCGGGAGACGTACCGCTACCTGACGGACATCTTCACCACGCTCGTGGACCTGCAGTGGCGGCTCAGTCTGCTCTTTTTCGTGCTCGCCTATGCGCTCACCTGGCTCTTTTTCGGCGCCATCTGGTGGTTAATTGCCTACGGCCGAGGGGACCTGGAGCACCTGGAGGACACGACGTGGACGCCGTGCGTGAACAATCTCAACGGCTTCGTGGCCGCCTTCCTCTTCTCCATCGAAACCGAGACCACCATCGGCTACGGGCACCGCGTCATCACGGACCAGTGCCCCGAGGGCATcgcgctgctgctgctgcaggccATCCTGGGCTCCATGGTCAACGCCTTCATGGTGGGCTGCATGTTCGTCAAGATCTCGCAGCCCAACAAGCGCGCCGCCACGCTCGTCTTCTCCTCGCACGCCGTGGTGTCTCTGCGCGACGGGCGCCTGTGCCTCATGTTCCGCGTGGGGGACCTGCGCTCCTCTCACATCGTGGAAGCCTCCATCCGCGCCAAGCTCATCCGTTCGCGCCAGACGCTCGAGGGCGAGTTCATCCCCCTGCACCAGACCGACCTCAGCGTCGGCTTCGACACGGGCGATGACCGCCTCTTTCTGGTCTCGCCCCTGGTCATCAGCCACGAGATAGATGCCTCCAGCCCCTTCTGGGAGGCGTCACGCCGTGCCCTCGAGAGGGACGACTTCGAGATCGTGGTGATCCTTGAGGGCATGGTGGAGGCCACTG GAATGACATGCCAAGCTAGGAGCTCCTATCTGGTGGATGAGGTGCTGTGGGGTCACCGCTTCATGTCGGTACTGAGCCTGGAGGATGGCTTCTACGAGGTGGACTATGCCAGCTTCCATGAGACCTTTGAGGTGCCCACACCTTCCTGCAGTGCCCGAGAGTTGGCTGAGGCTGCTGCCCGGCTTGACGCTCATCTCTATTGGTCCATCCCCAGCCGACTGGATgagaaggtggaggaggaaggggcGGGAGAGGGACCGGGCTGGGGGAATGAAGGAGACAAGGAAAAGAATGGCCGCCTGCCCCCTCCAGAGAGTGAGTCCAAGGTGTAG
- the IGSF8 gene encoding immunoglobulin superfamily member 8 encodes MGAPGRTPWLPPLLLLLGVCGAREVVMPKGPLYRVAGTAISISCNVTNYEIPPSKQDFEWFLYRPEAPESALGIISTRDSRFSYAVFGPRVASGDIQVQRLQDDAVLLHISRLQTQDAGVYECYTPSTDARYLGSYSGKVELRVLPDLLQVSAAPPGPRGRQGPSSPPRLVVPEGQELALGCVARTSTQEHTHLAVSFGRAVPEAPVGRATLQEVAGLRPDLAVEAGAPYAERLTAGELRLNKEGAEQYRLVLGGAQPEDAGTYHCTAAEWIQDPDGSWAQIGEKRAVLAHVDVQTLASQLAVVVGPGELRVGPGEPLELLCNVSGALPPPGPHAAYSVGWEMAPAGAPGPGHLVAQLDTEGIGSLGPGYEDRHISMEKVAPITYRLRLEAARPADAGTYRCLARAYVRGPGARLREAASVRSRPLPVHVREEGVVLEAVAWLAGGTVYRGETASLFCNISVTGGPPGLRLATSWWVERLGEPGLVPPPPQLVGGMGRDGVAELGIRPGGGAVSVEQVGPRSHRLRLHELGPQDEGVYHCAPSAWVQHADYSWYQAGSARSEPITVYPYTLPLDTLFVPLLVGTGAALVTGITILSTVTCCFMKRLRKR; translated from the exons ATGGGAGCCCCCGGGCGCACTCCGTGGCTGCCGCCGCTGCTGCTACTGCTTG GTGTGTGTGGTGCCCGGGAGGTGGTGATGCCTAAGGGACCCCTGTACCGAGTGGCAGGCACTGCCATCTCCATCTCCTGCAACGTCACCAACTATGAGATTCCCCCCTCGAAGCAAGACTTTGAGTGGTTTCTCTACCGACCTGAGGCCCCTGAATCAGCATTGGGCATAATCAGCACTCGGGACAGCCGCTTCTCATATGCTGTGTTTGGACCCCGGGTGGCATCGGGAGATATTCAGGTTCAGCGGCTTCAGGATGATGCTGTGCTGCTTCATATCTCACGCCTGCAGACCCAAGATGCTGGTGTTTATGAGTGCTACACACCATCTACTGATGCCCGATACCTAGGCAGCTACAGTGGCAAGGTGGAACTAAGAG TCCTTCCAGACTTGTTGCAGGTGTCTGCTGCCCCTCCAGGGCCCCGAGGCCGCCAGGGCCCATCCTCACCGCCACGCCTGGTAGTTCCAGAGGGCCAGGAATTGGCCCTTGGCTGTGTGGCTCGGACGAGCACCCAGGAACACACACACCTGGCAGTGTCCTTTGGGCGGGCAGTACCTGAGGCACCTGTGGGGAGGGCAACCCTACAAGAGGTGGCCGGGCTTCGGCCTGACCTGGCAGTGGAGGCTGGGGCACCCTATGCTGAACGATTGACTGCAGGCGAGTTGCGGCTGAACAAAGAGGGTGCTGAGCAGTACCGGCTAGTGCTGGGGGGTGCCCAGCCAGAGGATGCTGGCACCTACCACTGCACTGCTGCTGAATGGATCCAAGACCCTGATGGCAGCTGGGCCCAGATTGGGGAGAAGCGGGCAGTGCTGGCCCATGTGGATGTGCAGACCCTTG CCAGCCAGTTGGCCGTAGTTGTGGGCCCTGGGGAGCTGCGGGTAGGCCCTGGAGAGCCCCTAGAGCTGCTATGTAATGTATCAGGGGCACTGCCCCCACCAGGGCCCCATGCTGCCTACTCTGTGGGCTGGGAGATGGCACCTGCAGGGGCCCCTGGGCCTGGGCACCTAGTGGCCCAGTTAGACACAGAGGGCATAGGCAGCCTGGGCCCAGGCTACGAGGACCGACATATCTCCATGGAAAAGGTGGCACCTATTACCTACCGTCTGAGGCTGGAGGCAGCCAGGCCTGCTGATGCGGGCACCTACCGCTGCCTGGCACGGGCCTATGTTCGGGGACCTGGGGCCCGGCTTCGGGAAGCTGCCAGTGTTCGTTCTCGGCCCCTCCCTGTGCACGTGAGGGAAGAAG GTGTGGTGCTGGAAGCTGTGGCATGGCTGGCAGGGGGCACGGTGTACCGGGGAGAGACAGCCTCCCTGTTCTGCAATATCTCTGTGACGGGTGGGCCCCCAGGACTAAGGCTGGCCACCAGCTGGTGGGTGGAGCGGTTAGGAGAGCCAGGCCTggttccaccccctccccaactgGTTGGTGGCATGGGCCGGGATGGTGTGGCAGAGTTGGGGATCCGGCCAGGTGGAGGTGCTGTCAGTGTGGAGCAGGTTGGGCCCCGAAGCCACCGACTGAGACTACATGAGCTGGGGCCACAGGATGAGGGAGTATACCACTGTGCCCCCAGTGCCTGGGTGCAGCATGCCGACTACAGCTGGTACCAAGCAGGCAGTGCCCGTTCTGAGCCCATCACCGTCTACCCCTACACCCTTC ccCTGGATACTCTGTTTGTGCCCCTGCTGGTGGGTACAGGGGCTGCCCTGGTCACAGGCATCACCATCCTTAGCACTGTCACTTGTTGCTTCATGAAAAGACTGAGAAAGCGGTGA